The region GTTCTTTATGTCCTTCCTTGTGCAGGTATGAAGAAGTAGGTGAGGGAAATGTTGGCTTTAAGTTTACATAAGACAAATTCAGGAAGGTTATGGTTTATTTACCCTTTGTCTTTCAATAGCCTTTAACTCGTCAAGGTGTGTTTTGTGGACAGCACTGCAGTAAATAGTGCAGCCCTGCTGGTGTGCCTGGGCTCTTCAGAAACAAGTCCTTCTAGAGGCCTTTAGATTCCTTCTGATTCTCACACTCAGCTTCTGCTGGTCACAGCCATCTCCTGCAGGCTGAACTCTTAGTGTCTTCTGTGCATGACTGCTTAACAAAGCATGCCCCAAACTCCCAGGCTTcgctgctctgcagtgcagcaCTTGGAGTGTCACCCACAGCCAAGAGCCGCTGGATGCATTGGATGCTCTTTCAGAAGGTGGAAGGTGGCACAGGACACGGGCTGGAAGCTTCACACCCTGGTCTCTGTGCAGGTCCTGTGTCCTGAGCAGGGAGGGTTCTGAGCCTCAACACAGCCTGCAGCTCTGTCAGATTCCTGTTTAGCCAAGCTGGTAACTGTGAGGTAGCACAGAGAGGACAAGGCAGCAAAGCCATGGGCACTGCTGGCACCGAGCTCCTGCCAGGGCATCTGATGCAAAGCCAGACCTGTCTGGCACAAGTacagagcagagggaggcagCGTGTCCTGTTTTCATGACTGAGATACATCTGTCACATAGATTTGATATTAATACCAACAGTTTCACTGAGGCATTTCAAACGTGGCTGCTGAGAGGCCCTGAGATGCTGCAGATGAACAGCGCTGTCTCATTAGGCTGCAACATAACTGATGTGAGATCTTCCAGTTCCACCACCTTCATTCCTTTCTAAAGAAAGCACCGTTCCCAGCTGAACCCCATGGTTACAACAGTAGTAACAACTGAACAACACACGTGGCAAAGTGCCTGTGTCACTTGCAGCGAGTGCTTCTTGCCTGCCCCAGTTCAGGTTCAGTTATCTGGCAGGACAAGAAGCTTGCCCACCCTCTAAGATACAAGCACTAGAAAGGGTCTCTCAAGAAGCAGCTTtgctcctcctgctctctcACGTAACTGAGGGGATCGGTGTGTACTGTGCTCAGACCTCAAAGCATTTTCCTCATCTTGGcctgttttaaaaataggcATTTCTGAGGTCTGGAGTAACTGGAGCAGCTCAGTTGACTTCTAAAGCATAATCCCCAAACCAGCAGAAGGGGTGCTGGCAGCCCTTGGCAGCATCAGACCTCAGTCTTTGGCAGCGTCTGGATCTGCCTTTGAGGAAAACCTGCGAGGATGCTGCTGACAACCATTTAGGAAGGGGCAGTCCTATCTCCTGCGAGATTCCTGCGAGTGGAGAATGAGTCCTTAGAAACTGCTTTCTGCCTCTTGTATCCTTGTGAGCATCTAGGGGAGCCCTGGCTGGGCCTGCGTGGTGTCACCAGGTACAGATAGGCTGGGCCAAGGCAGGTGAACTTCATGCTAAGCCAGCAAGCACTGGAAGAAGGGAATCGGCTGTTCCCAGCGTGGCTGGTTTACACATGGTAACGGTTTCCAGCTGCCTTTTGCTGAGGTTCCTCAGCTCCTGTAACGCTGGTGGCTGAAGAAGCTGCTCTTGTCTCAGCTGTAGCTGTTGGGGTGTGTGCAGTGTTGGTTGAGAGGGAACGGCTGTGGTCCGAGTTCAGAGGGTGAGGTTTAACGTCTTGCATGTACATTGCAGACACAGCAGGAGGAGACACTCCAGAAGCCCACAAAGGACCAGCAGTTTACAGTCCTTCTCGATACAGCTACCAGGTAAACTCTTTCCTGTATTACCTGCCCAGCCCGAAATAAAGCTTTTAACAGGATTTGGGGGGATCTGGGTTTGGCTGCCAGTTATTCCCAGTCCGGCTCCACTGAACACCCTTGGCATGGGAAGGAAGTCAGTCTGAcgtgccttttcttcttctccccacTGACTTATTCAGCTCCTGCAGTCTGACAGTCCCCAGGCAGAGTCACAGACCCTTCTCCAGCAGAGTTCCTCCCCCTACAGAGGACACCTTACTCCGTCTCCTGGGTACAGCTAccgagcagcagcacagaggacaGGACACAGCCTCTCTCACGGTTCCTCAGAAAcacccctctcctcctcctcctcctccaccacctcctactccagccctgcccactCGGTCTCCACAGACTCCTCTGCCCTGTTTGCAGGGAATTCGGGGTAttacagcagccagcagcactctggcagcatcagcagcagcctcctgaagaagagctgccctgctgctgccagcccagcacagcagaCGGCTGTGGACTCTTCTTTGTCCTCCGAGTCGGGCTCCCAGTCCTGCACAGGCACGTCGGGCTCCTCCGCTGCCCCCCCAAGTGCCAGGTCACTACAGTCAGACTTGAGGACTATGAGCCTGCCGAGCTCGGGGCCGTCTGTGCTCTACCAGGGCTCCCGGGGGGCAGTGATTTCCAGTGCACAACACTATCAGCACCGCGGGGGGAGCAGTGTCCATCAATACAGACTTCAGCAGCTCCAAGGTTCTGGAGTAAAGACTCAAACAGGACTTTCCTAGGGCTGCCTGGACTCCAGGAGGACAAACCTGCCCATAGCTCCTTCCAGTCACCTCTGGAAGTGGCTCCTGGGCCAGTGTGGGGAAGCTTGCACCCGATGCTGGGGTGCCAGGGGTCAGAGGCTGAGGTCTGACACGCACGGGTGAGATTTGTGAGCAGTGTTGGCCTCTGGCCTTATAGGAGAAGGCGGATTCCTCTTGAGGCAGAGACTGTAGCAAAGCTGTTCCCTGGCACGTGGGTGCATTGCCGAGAAATAGGCAAGTGGTTGAAGTGCAATGACTGTGGTGCAGCCTCTGCCTCTCGTCCGTGCCCATGGCCATAGTCACTCGTGCAGCACGGACGGCTTGTTGAACACGAAAGCATTTTCAAGGCAAACCTTGGGGGAAGTGGATCTCCAAATCCCGCAGCTCTCTCCATAGGTCAGGTTCTCGGTGCGGGCTGGGGAGGGCTTCAAATCCGTTACGATCATTCCAGTCACGAGCAGACGAGCGCACGCTCCCGGCCGGAGCTTTTCCAGGACAACAGAGCCTCCGCAAATGTGAACTTAGcacggggttggggggggggggggagtggggacAGGGAAGGGGTTGGAGTGCGTGTGCCTATCGCTGCAGAGCATCCGGGATGCACTGGGATTGCCGCTCTGTGAGCAGGAGCGGTGCTGCGAAGTGACCGGGGATGGGGGATGCTCGGTGAGCCAAGGGATGCTGCGGTGCTGGGGGATGTCATTCCCAACCCGGACACAGTGCGCTGTCTGTTCGATTCCATACGATTGCCAGCTTCTTTCTCACTTGTTTACTGTAATATCGGGCGTGTTTTTATTTATCTAATTTTATATTCAGTTATAACCATCGTAGGTTAGCTAATATATGACAGGTGTCATCCCTGGTGCTGCAGTGGaacttctcctttctcttggATAACATAATGCTGTGAGTCCGTCTCCCCTGTCCTTTCAGACGCAGTCTTCTTCCTTTCCGGGTTTTGTTTTCcggttgttttctgtttggttttttaggACTGTTACAGGTTTCTCTGCATTCACAACCCAAAATCAGGTGTAGGGGGAGACTTTTAAActattgaaaacaaacagagTAACTTCCTCACCCTGTCTGGCTGTGAGCGTGTCGGGATGGGACTTGTCACCGCGCCGTCGGGTGGCTCTATACTGTATAATATAGGTGTAAACTTCACTCGGCTTAGCcctgggggtgcagccccccCTCGGTGCTGGGCAGGGCACAGGGCAGGCGGGCTCTGCCCTGCCAGGGGCCATGGGGGGGGCCCATCCCTAAGGCTCTGGCACCTTTGGGcgcagcagtggggcaggagggagggaccCTGGAAAGCTCTTGGAAGGGTGGGGGCTGAGGCTTCTTCCTCTCGTGGAGTTTTTACACCGTGCTGTAACATTTGAACTTTCACAAGAGATGTAATAATTTtgataataaaaatacttaacttgaaaaaaaacagcGGTATTTTTGAGAGTTTCTTTCCATGGGGGGGagctggggccggggggggggtgtttctCCACTGTCCCTGCAGGGTAAATGGAGCCTCATAGGAGCAGCTCTTCCTTTTGCCAGGGAAAGCCAGCGGCTGCTGCCCGAGGAGAAGGAGATTCCCTGAGCTTCCTCCCTGGGcaagagagctgggctggggcagcctggagaaggctcctgaagggcagacctgagagcagctccagtgcctgaaggggctgcagggaacctggagaggggcttgggacaagggcctgtagggatgggacaaggggaatggctggggcggggaggtggggggggtcCGGTTTTCCTGCTTCTTGCCCTTTTAGGAAGCCCGAGATGTGCAGAGCCTGGAGCGGGACCTGCCAGGCCCTCAACTGCCCTCACTGCAAGGTGTGAGCCAGCAGCCGGTGCTCCATGGGGAGGGCTGAAGCACTCCCAGTGACAGATgggacccccccaccccacctccTGCCTGCCACGGGGTGGGACAAGATCCTGTCCCTCCCCTTGTGCGCCAGCCTGCGCGGATGAAGGCTCAGCCCCATCCtcatcttccccttctcctcccttccccaccgCAGCTCTGGCACCCACCCGACCGCGCTCCCAGCCCATGTGGCTGTGCCACGGCCCGGTCCTTCACCCTCCCCTCAagccatcacctcctcctcttcctcagcccCCGGCGCAGCCCGTGTCCCGCTCCCCCCCCCACACCACAGGCCTGCGAGCTCGTCTGGTTTGAATTATATTTCTCAATAAGGTTTTGTGAAACACCGTATCAAACTTTGTACTAAAATACAGATATATTACAGCTACTGTATTCCTTTCTCCACTGATCCGTGTGGGTTTTCTTCCTTGGTGTGGTTCCGATGCAGCCGGCAGCAGCACTCTCCCCTCGGCAATTCCCGGCCGCCGCCGGCACCGGGGGAGGCTCCGGCCAGCCCCGCTCCAGCGGGATGGGTGCCCGGGTGCCGGAGGAGGGACGCGGCTGGCGGGGCCCGTGGGCAGCAGCACCGGCGCCGTCTCGGGTGACGCTGGCTCCCAGGCGGTGCCCCCGGGCCCAGCTCCGTCCCTGGGGCACGACTTACCTGCTCCACCAGCCCCGGGCCGTGGCTCCCGCAGCGCCCTTCATGGCCATCCCCAGCGGCTCCGCTGCCCGCGGCCGTGCTCCTGCTCCGCTCCCAGCGCCTGGGTCCAGCCCTGCCAGGGGTCCCCCCCGCCCCGATCCCCGGGGAGCCCTGCAAACAGCCCCCGGCTGCTCGCACTGGGACGCAGCCGGTGCTGAGGACTTTATTGCATTGCAGGGGCTGCAGCGACCCGAGCGCCCTGCGGCCAGGACCACGGTCCCAAGCGCCGGTGTGGGCACCGGTGTCGGTGCCGGCTCTCGGGTGCTGTGTGTGTGCGATGGAGGCTGGGTCGTGCTGGAGGCTGCCGGCTCCCTGCGAGGTGCAGCCAGCGGGGGGAACACCGGGGCGCCCGGTCACCAGTGGAGATAAAAGCACCGtatggggatggagggggaagGCGTTTGGCAACAGCCCGCGGCCAGCTCGGGGCAGGGGCTTGGTGGGAAGGGGGGGTCCTGCACCCACCCGGGGGTGTTGGCAAGTTCGGCTGCTCCCACTTACCAGGGTTACATTCAGCAGCGGCGGCAGCGAAGCCCCTGCGGTGCCCGTGCCGGGGGGGACACAGCCCCATGGCCGGGCCACGCACCGGGAACACCGCgtcccggggcggggggggggggctcgaGTCACTTTACCCTGTTTAAAGAATATGAATTTACACGTAAAAGTAGGGGCTGAGCCTCATCCCGGCCACCGGCTCCCCCGGCTGCGGGGGCAGGATCACGGAGCTGTACAAAACGGGAGCAGGAAGGGGCCCGGAGCTGGGGGTCCGGGGGCCGCTGGGCCGGAGGCAGCGGGTCGGGGGTGTAGAAATCTGTTAAAAACTCTGTTTTCTCCTCGGAACGAAGCCGCGGCCGGACGCTGCTCTCGGAGGGAGCGGGCTCGGGGCGTCCTCCCCCGGTGGGGGTGCATGGGATGGCGGTGCCGGCGTGGACATGGAGGCACGTCCCCGGGACGCGGTGCGGCCGCTGGCAGCAGATGAAGGGCGGGATGAGGAGGGAGCCCAGGCCCCGGCCGCCGGCCGAGGGAGGAGGGTCCTGCTGCGGGCGCTCGGCCCTATATCCTCTGCGGGGAGAGCAGAGCCGGCGTCGGGCAGGACCCACTGCGTTGAGCCACCAGCGTGGGCCATGCATGTGCCTGTCCCCACTGCCCTGCACAGCCAAGGGgtccccccatcccatcccatcccacccggACGGGGCCacccagcagaggcagggctCAGGGACGGGACGAGCACACTCAGGACTTACCGCAGTGCCAACAAAATCTGTGGGAACAGAAGAGAAGGTGTCAGGCacggagcagcagctccctcccaCCCTGCCTGGCCCCTCCTTTGCCCTTGGGACCAGGCTGCCGGAGGGGCTGAGCCCCCTCGGGCTATTCCCACCCGGAATGCCCGCTCCACGGCCATGGGGCAGGACCCCGGTCAGTGCTGTGCTCACCTTTGCTCTCTGTCTTGAGCTCCTCGTGCAGTAGGTCGTTCTGCCGGTTGCCGAGGACGAAGGCCAGGAAGGAGAGGATGAGGGCGTTGAGGATGCCGATGATGGCCAGGATGTAAGCCCAGCGCACGGAGCAGTCACCCAGGGAGTACTTCCCTGTCTTCTCCCCGCACATGTCCCGTATGGTCTCTGCATCCCAGCCGTCGGGGAAGATcatgcagcccagcaccaggCAGAGCGCTGcagtgggagagggaaggggagcatCAGAGGGGACTCCAGGTGCTGAGCCTGTCCTCATCACCACGAGCTTCCTGCGCGTTGGCAGGGgaatgctgcaggcaggagtgcTGCCTGCAGAGAGGGCCGCTGTCACCAGGAGCATCCACACctcacagcctgtgctgggcagggagacGTCAGGGAGCCCCGGGATGAATGGGAAGGGAATGCTGAGACGAAGCCCATGACTGTCAAGGTAAGGAGGCAATGTTTGCTTCTGTAACTACAGCAAGTAATAGTTAATAAAGTAGTgagcagcacctctgctctggagccaggctgacagctgggctgggtcagcctgcagaagagaaggctcctgaaggggagacctgagagcagctccagtgcctccCAATGAGCCGCACTGCCCGCTCTCCCAAGGGAAGGGCAGGAATGCTGAGCTGAATCCATGCTCCAGCACATAACAGCACccgcctgctgctgcctggttcTGCTTCCTTCATCCACGTTACAAACCTGCTGGTAAAGGCTTTGCTGCAGACAGAGGTGAGCTCTACACCCTCATGTGCCTCCATGCACAGCCCTGGTGCCACCCTGCACAGTGCAAGGAGCATCTCCCAAACAGCCACGTCTGGGACCGGAGCAACCCAAACCCATCCTCTCTGGAAAGAAACCAGCACCAGCGATGTGTGCTGTGTGATCAATGGTGAGGAGCTGCCTGTCCCTCCTGCTGACCAGGGCACCTTGGAGCTAGAGgccagagggatggagatgggcaGCAACAGCCTCTGTCAGCACAGAGAACAACGGGGCTGTGCTTCAGGGTGGAAGAGGCTGGAAATGCACGTAAATGTAAGTAGAATATAAAACTCATCATCGGGTGCCAGTCCAACCCGCTCTGCTTTTGTGCGCAGCCCTCGGCTGGTCCCTCCAGCAGCCCCCGTGTCATTCCTTAGACTCTGCATCAGTATTTGCTCTGTTTCTGAGCATCTATTAGGGCTCCAGATGGATCCAGCTGCATGGGTAAAGCAGGGGGTCACTGAGAGCCACCACAGGTACATGTGTGAGGGTCTGACAGGACATCAGCAGGTCCCACACGTGGCACACAGGGAGTGATGCAGGAGGCAGTGGATTAGCGCATGGAGGACACAAGAGACAGGGTTTAAGgtgcaagcagcagctcagaaacacacagcacGCGAGCCATTGGCGCAGGGGGTTCTCGCAGCACAGCCACGGGCACAGGCAgcccaggagggatggggctggCTCTGGCCTGTGTCTGCCCGCCCTGGTCCCTCCTGTCCCTGTGTGCCCGCTCTGCACTGGCACCAGGGCACGGGGCAGTGCCCCAGCCCCTGTTTGCAGAGGGAATGAACCTGCGTGGTCCCTGCCAGGGCGAAGGAGCGCGTCCAAGCGCGTGTCCCCAGGTTGCTCTGCCTGAGGCTGACCTGAggctcagcagctccctggccACACAGACCAGGTCCTCTCCCGCTCCCCTCTTCCCATCCGTCCCCCATGTTCCCAGCACTGAGCCCCTCTCTGTCCTCTGTCACAAGCAATTCCCTTTCCCGTGTGTCCCCAGGCTGCCTGTGTCCTGGAAGCACCTTCCCGTGCCTGCAGCATGGAGGGACacggagcagagcaggaacaagGAGACGATCCCTGAGGACAGGCCTTGGCGCTGCCCTTCTCACCGAGCCCCTCGCAGTGGGTCTGAGGGACATGAGGACGGGGCTCTGCTGCTATTAAAGCGGAACAAACATAACCCAATTCCCAtccattttgctttaaattccCATTCTTCTGAGGGTGCGGCGCCAATCCCTATGGCAGTGGCACTGAGGACCAGCACTTTGGCACACATCATGTCTGCCATCCCTCCCTCAGGCCCTGCGCTCCAACTCCCAGAGTTTTCCCAGTTGGAAAGATGGATTTGAGACTGGGCATTCTGGTGCTCAGGGTACCCCAGGTACCCCAGGGTGTAtggggagggatgctgctggggctggggctttAGCGCCAAGGAAACTGGTAATTCTTGGCTTGTTTTGCAGGTGGTTCATGGCTTGAGGCTCCTCAGTGCTCCCTTGTCACTTACAAATGAAATGGGCCCCTCGAGGGCCTTGGATAGCCttgtaaaagaaattaattgaaGGGAATTCAGTGTTATGACTTCGGCTGCAACACTGGAGCGGGACTGCAGCAGAGAAATGCTGGCAGGACAGCATCCCTCAATGGAAGGTGTACGTAGCTGATGTGGACTGTGAGTAACCCACGTTTGCTGGGTACCCGGCTTGGGCACACAGGCTCATCCTCCCTCAGGTTCAGTGGCTGCCCCCTGCCCTCATGCACATCACTCCCCCCTTCACCGCAGTCACATCTCTCATGCCCCTCATATTTACCTTGCCAAAGGGGAGGAAGCTCTGTGTGCCACACGCTGCGATGCTGTGCTGTCAGCACATGGGGGGTGCCCACTGGAGATCCCCCACatggaatcagccaggttggaaaagacctttaagatgatCAAGTCTCACCTTTACCCCTTGACTGCCAAGTCCTGGTGCCCCTGGGTGCTGCACAGCAGCCCTGAAtccctggggagcaggggatgggatgTGACTTTGGGGTCTGGAGTAGCTGCTTCTCATAGGAAACCTCCTGAGAGCTGAGCACTGAAAGGAAAGGGAACAAACAgagcttccctccctccttttcccccaTCCTAAAAATAGAAACCCCTCAAAACTAAATGAAACCCAAAGGCAGCACGCTTGGGATGGCCAACCCCAGCCATTTACACAGACAGCGGCTCCCTCAAGGCACTCTGCTCCACAGCCTGTTTGCGAGCCAAAACCTCAGCAGGATTCCGAATGGAGTTAGGAGGTGGTATGAATCCGAACTGACAGTTACTTTATCTGGAACAACAGTTATGGGATGTCAGCTCCAGGACATCAGAGGCTCAGTCCTTCCCCGCGGCTCCGCAGGCACGTTACCAGCTACTACAGGAGCCTCCCGACGCCTGGAGCACGGATACGAGGGCTGCGCTCCCGTTGCTGCTGCACGACAGGGGAAGCAGAAGGGGGATCTTCAGGAAAGGTTTTCTGGGGCCAGAAGCTGGTATTTCAGTACATGCAAAGGGGTGGGATTTTTAGTGATGCCTCCTTTTTGCTGCAGGGTGGGCAGAGGGAAGCTTGAAGATCATTTATTGGCTTTATTTCTGCCTTGGGCAAAGAAAGGGCTTGAGGCTACTTCACCCTCAATCCCAGCAGCTATGCCAGGTACCTCCTGGCTGTTTGGAGCAGTGGTTATTTGTCACCCACTTTTTCATTAGGAATTTCATATCATTTCATATTCATATCATGTAATTTCGTATCATATTTCATTAGGGCTTTTATATCCACCAAAACAAGTCCTAACCTCTCCACAGACATGCCAAAATGACGCTGTGCAGCTGCACAGTGTGAGGGGTCCCCGCTCAGGTGGTGGCAAATGCAGCTCAGGTGAAGAAGATAAAGCCACTGATCAAGGatctgcccctgctcctgcttcacACGCTGCTGGGTGGGAAGGGCCCAGCTGAGGAGTGAGTGCAACTCCAGAGGGGGTGGCCCAAAGGAGGGGAGTGCTGAGGTGCTGATGTATTATCACACTGCAAGGTCTCCAATGGCACAATTAGCTCCAAAGTGCTGCTGATAAAGACAAACCCCAGCTCTATGGCCAGTGACACAGGAAGGCATCCCTTGTGTTGTGCTTGTGCCTGGCCTGAGCGAGCCGGAGGGCCCCATCATTGACTGATGGACCTGAAAGG is a window of Lathamus discolor isolate bLatDis1 chromosome 7, bLatDis1.hap1, whole genome shotgun sequence DNA encoding:
- the LHFPL4 gene encoding LHFPL tetraspan subfamily member 4 protein isoform X1 yields the protein MLPSQEASKLYHDNYVRNSRAIGVLWAIFTICFAIINVVVFIQPYWVGDSVNTPKPGYFGLFHYCVGSGLAGRELSCRGSFTDFSTIPSGAFQAAAFFVLLSMVLTLGCITCFALFFFCNTATVYKICAWMQLLAALCLVLGCMIFPDGWDAETIRDMCGEKTGKYSLGDCSVRWAYILAIIGILNALILSFLAFVLGNRQNDLLHEELKTESKDFVGTARPHRVPGTCLHVHAGTAIPCTPTGGGRPEPAPSESSVRPRLRSEEKTEFLTDFYTPDPLPPAQRPPDPQLRAPSCSRFVQLRDPAPAAGGAGGRDEAQPLLLRVNSYSLNRVK